AAACGCCGACGATAAAACACTGGTCACTTTCCTGCAGAACGTGTCGTTGGTATCTGACATCGATACCTATGACGACGCTTCTGATATGGTCACCATGATGACCGTGCATACGGTGAAAGGGCTGGAATATCCTGTGGTATTCATGGTGGGCATGGAGGAAGGTTTGTTCCCCCATCAACGCGCGATGACCTCGGATACGGAGCTTGAAGAAGAGCGCCGCCTCTGCTACGTAGGCATGACCCGCTCCAAAGAAGAATTGCACCTAACCCATGCCTATCGGCGAACCCTCTATGGTTACCCAACCATCGCCCGCCGTTCGAGATTTCTCGATCACCTTCCGAAAGATAGCTATTTACCCATCGGCAGCAGCGCCCCCCCCGCTGCCGCCAGCCGTGTGGTTGAAAGAGATTGGCGAGGGACTGAACCATTCAAAGATCCGCATCACTGGGAAGAACCCGCCATCCAAGTCAACGGCTGGGATAGCGGCCCAGTCATGCCATTTGCCGTCAGCGAAAAGGTCAAACACGCCAAATTCGGTATCGGCGTAGTCGTAGCCTGTCAAAAAACAGGCCAGGACTTCCAGATAACCGTCGCTTTCCCCGGCGTAATCGGCATCAAAAAACTCCTCCAAAGCATCGCCAAACTTGAGGCATTGGGATAATCTCCACACGTTCCACATTGAATTCCAAAGAAATTTCAGTATTACCTCTTGACTTATTATGAGTATATGCTTATAATATAGTTATGGGAGAAACATTATGGCAAGACCATGTTTTCGAAGACAAATAGGAAATGGGCCTACCGTGACCCAGTTTAATCCAAGCGGATCAGCCGACAATTCAGAAGACTTTGTTACTCTTAGCCTCGATGAGTTCGAAGCGATTCGCCTCGCAGACCTGCAAGGGCAATACCACGAGCAGGCCGGCGAAGAAATGGGTATCTCCCGCGCCACCTTTGGCCGCATCTTGGAAAATGCTCGAAAGAAGCTTGCTCAGGTGTTGGTCGAAGGAAGGCCACTTCGCATCGAAGGAGGTGTAGTAGAAGTGAGTGAAACTAGACAGTTCCATTGTGCGGCCTGCAAACATAACTGGGAACTCCCATTTGGAACAGGACGCCCCGCAGAATGCCCGCAGTGCCAGAGCCAAAACTTCCATCGAGCTGATCGAGGGAAAGGCTGCGGACGAGGTAATTGCATGGGTCGTGGCCGCGGATTTCGCCAGGGTCAATCGGCCATAGCGATTAAAGACTGAACAAAACCCATCCACCCTCGTACAATATCTAGGTGGATCGACTGTGATTT
The sequence above is a segment of the bacterium genome. Coding sequences within it:
- a CDS encoding 3'-5' exonuclease, whose protein sequence is NADDKTLVTFLQNVSLVSDIDTYDDASDMVTMMTVHTVKGLEYPVVFMVGMEEGLFPHQRAMTSDTELEEERRLCYVGMTRSKEELHLTHAYRRTLYGYPTIARRSRFLDHLPKDSYLPIGSSAPPAAASRVVERDWRGTEPFKDPHHWEEPAIQVNGWDSGPVMPFAVSEKVKHAKFGIGVVVACQKTGQDFQITVAFPGVIGIKKLLQSIAKLEALG
- a CDS encoding DUF134 domain-containing protein; this encodes MARPCFRRQIGNGPTVTQFNPSGSADNSEDFVTLSLDEFEAIRLADLQGQYHEQAGEEMGISRATFGRILENARKKLAQVLVEGRPLRIEGGVVEVSETRQFHCAACKHNWELPFGTGRPAECPQCQSQNFHRADRGKGCGRGNCMGRGRGFRQGQSAIAIKD